A region from the Acinonyx jubatus isolate Ajub_Pintada_27869175 chromosome C2, VMU_Ajub_asm_v1.0, whole genome shotgun sequence genome encodes:
- the FBXO40 gene encoding F-box only protein 40, producing MGRARKPLSGQHRHCEKCFDRHCHIPVEPNVSCLVINCHLSCGATFHMCKEAEHELLCPLEQVPCLNSEYGCPLSMPRHKLAKHLQVCPASVVCCSMEWNRWPNVDSETTLHENIMKETPSEECLDTALALQDQKVLFRSLKMVELFPETREPTREETTMNGEATWEEMGGAVGGVDASLVPHGSLSAANGEMVELSQEEREALAKTKEGMDLAKYDKWENIFSKEHAASALTSTSVNCDNNSRNNPGKEQVSSDNNMVREDDLQEKEKEPQEKQKQQDFNAVVEKTGLAPWQDGVLERLKTAVDAKDYNMYLVHNGRMLIHFGQMAACTPRERDFVYGKLEAQEVKTVYTFKVPVSYCGKRARIGDAMLSCKPSEHKAVDTSDLGITVEDLPKSDLIKTTLLCALERELKGHVISESRSIDGLFMDFATQTYNFEPEQFSSGTVLADLLTTDNPGGLHVELHSECVTRRHNKSSSAFTFTCNKFFRRDEFPLHFKNVHTDIQSCLNGWFQHRCPLAYLGCTFIQNHFRPPGQKAKVIYSQELKTFAIKPEVASELGERKKNNHLSGRGAKSQNSLTSLPLEVLQYIAGFLDSISLSQLSQVSVLMRNICATLLQERGMVLLQWKKKRYSHGGTSWRVHREIWQFSSLFSKVKSWEFNEVASMSEHLKACPFNIVEHKTDPVLLTSMCQLQEQPRETLVTTFRTRPRGRHTC from the exons ATG GGTAGGGCACGCAAGCCTCTAAGTGGGCAGCACAGGCATTGTGAGAAATGCTTCGACCGTCACTGCCACATTCCTGTGGAGCCTAATGTCTCCTGTCTGGTGATAAACTGCCACCTGTCCTGTGGTGCTACCTTCCACATGTgcaaagaggcagagcatgagctcCTCTGCCCTCTGGAGCAGGTTCCATGCCTCAACTCTGAATATGGCTGCCCCCTTTCCATGCCCCGCCACAAGCTGGCCAAGCACTTGCAAGTGTGCCCTGCCAGTGTGGTCTGCTGCTCCATGGAGTGGAATCGCTGGCCAAACGTGGACTCTGAAACTACCCTTCATGAGAACATCATGAAAGAGACCCCCAGTGAGGAGTGTTTGGACACAGCCCTGGCCCTCCAGGACCAGAAGGTCCTTTTCAGATCTTTAAAAATGGTAGAACTTTTCCCAGAAACTAGAGAGCCCACTCGGGAGGAAACTACCATGAATGGTGAAGCCACTTGGGAGGAAATGGGAGGAGCAGTGGGTGGAGTGGATGCCAGTTTGGTACCACATGGGTCTCTGTCAGCAGCTAATGGAGAAATGGTAGAGCTGAGTCAAGAAGAACGAGAGGCATTAGCCAAAACCAAAGAAGGGATGGACCTGGCCAAGTATGACAAGTGGGAAAATATATTCAGCAAAGAGCATGCAGCCTCTGCTTTAACAAGTACATCAGTGAACTGTGACAACAATAGCAGGAACAACCCTGGAAAAGAACAGGTTTCCAGTGACAATAACATGGTAAGGGAGGATGATctccaagagaaagagaaagaaccacAGGAAAAACAGAAGCAGCAGGACTTTAATGCAGTCGTGGAAAAGACAGGGCTTGCCCCTTGGCAGGATGGTGTTCTGGAAAGACTGAAAACAGCTGTGGATGCAAAGGACTATAATATGTATCTGGTGCACAATGGGAGGATGCTTATTCACTTTGGTCAGATGGCTGCTTGTACACCCAGGGAGAGAGACTTTGTTTATGGCAAACTTGAGGCTCAGGAAGTAAAGACTGTTTACACCTTCAAAGTTCCTGTGAGCTACTGTGGGAAGCGGGCTCGCATTGGAGATGCCATGTTGAGTTGTAAGCCAAGTGAACACAAGGCAGTAGATACTTCAGATTTAGGGATCACTGTGGAGGACCTGCCCAAATCAGATCTCATCAAAACCACCCTCCTGTGTGCTTTAGAAAGAGAACTTAAAGGTCATGTCATCTCCGAATCTAGGAGCATTGATGGGCTGTTTATGGATTTTGCTACACAGACATACAATTTTGAGCCAGAACAGTTTTCTTCTGGGACAGTGCTGGCTGACCTCCTAACCACTGACAACCCAGGGGGGCTCCATGTGGAACTCCACAGTGAGTGTGTGACCCGGAGACATAACAAAAGCAGCTCTGCCTTCACTTTCACTTGCAACAAATTCTTCAGGAGGGATGAATTTCCCTTACATTTCAAGAATGTCCACACAGACATTCAATCATGTCTCAATGGCTGGTTCCAGCATCGATGCCCTCTCGCCTACTTGGGATGTACTTTTATTCAAAACCATTTCCGTCCCCCAGGACAAAAGGCAAAAGTGATTTATAGTCAGGAGCTCAAGACCTTTGCCATCAAGCCAGAGGTTGCTTCAGAGCTgggtgagagaaagaagaacaaccATCTCTCAGGCCGTGGAGCAAAAAGCCAGAATTCTCTAACCAGCCTGCCCCTGGAGGTTTTGCAGTACATTGCTGGGTTCTTGGACAGCATCAGCCTGTCCCAGCTTTCCCAGGTATCTGTGCTGATGAGAAATATCTGTGCTACTTTGTTACAAGAGAGAGGGATGGTCCTCCTACAGTGGAAGAAGAAGAGGTATTCTCATGGAGGCACTTCCTGGAGAGTCCACAGAGAG ATCTGGCAATTCAGCAGCCTTTTctccaaagtcaagagctgggaGTTTAATGAAGTTGCTTCCATGTCTGAACACCTGAAGGCCTGTCCTTTCAACATTGTAGAGCATAAGACTGACCCAGTTCTTCTGACCAGCATGTGTCAGCTCCAGGAGCAGCCCCGAGAAACCTTAGTCACCACCTTTAGAACCAGACCACGAGGAAGACACACTTGCTAA
- the HCLS1 gene encoding hematopoietic lineage cell-specific protein — protein sequence MWKSVVGHDVSVSVETQGDDWDTDPDFVNDISEKEQRWGAKTIEGSGRAEHINIHQLRNKVSEEHDILKKKEMDSGPKASHGYGGRFGVERDRMDKSAVGHEYVAEVEKHSSQTDAARGFGGKYGVEKDRADKSAVGFDYKGEVEKHASQKDYSHGFGGRYGIEKDKRDKAALGYDYKGETEKHESQRDYAKGFGGQYGIQKDRVDKSAVGFNEMEAPTTAYKKTTPIEAASSGARGLKAKFESMAEEKRKREEEEKAQQIARQQQERKALVKKSHEAKQPVDTVGEPEVPAPLPKKISSEAWPPAGSCPPSEPGPVRTSREHPVPTLPLRQNPPEDEEPPALPPRTLEGLQLEEELVYEVEPEPEPEPEPQPKSEPEPETEPETENDYEDIGDMDRCEQDGEPDGDYEDVLEPENPSFASTMAESSGYPAGAGAGISAIALYDYQGEGSDEISFDPDDIITDIEMVDEGWWRGRCHGHFGLFPANYVKLLQ from the exons ATGTGGAAGTCTGTAGTAGGGCATGATGTATCTGTTTCTGTGGAGACCCAGGGTGATGATTGGGACACAGACCCCGACTTTGTG AATGACATCTCTGAAAAGGAGCAACGGTGGGGAGCCAAGACCATTGAAGGCTCTGGACGTGCAGAACATATCAA TATCCACCAGCTGAGGAACAAAGTGTCAGAGGAGCATGATATTCTCAAGAAGAAGGAGATGGACTCAGGGCCCAAAGCATCCCATGGGTATGGAGGTCGGTTTGGGGTGGAGAGAGACCGAATGGACAAG AGTGCCGTGGGCCATGAATATGTTGCTGAGGTGGAGAAGCACTCTTCTCAGACTGATGCTGCCAGAGGCTTTGGAGGCAAATATGGAGTTGAGAAGGACAGGGCAGACAAG TCGGCAGTTGGCTTTGATTACAAAGGAGAAGTGGAGAAGCATGCATCTCAGAAAG ATTACTCTCATGGCTTTGGAGGCCGTTATGGGATAGAGAAGGATAAACGGGACAAAGCAGCTCTGGGATATGACtacaagggagagacagagaaacatgaGTCCCAGAGAG ATTATGCCAAGGGCTTTGGTGGTCAGTATGGAATCCAGAAGGACCGAGTGGATAAG AGTGCTGTTGGCTTCAATGAAATGGAGGCTCCAACTACAGCTTATAAAAAGACGACACCCATAGAGGCTG CTTCTAGTGGTGCTCGTGGGTTGAAGGCAAAATTTGAGTCCATGGCTGAGGAGAAGAGGAAgcgggaggaagaagaaaaggcacaGCAGATAGCCAGGCAGCAACAGGAGAGAAAGGCCCTGGTAAAGAAGAGCCATGAGGCTAAGCAGCCAGTAGACACTGTGGGAGAGCCAGAGGTGCCAGCCCCATTGCCCAAGAAAATCTCTTCAGAG GCCTGGCCTCCAGCAGGGAGCTGTCCACCATCAGAGCCTGGGCCTGTGAGAACCAGTAGGGAACACCCAGTGCCTACCCTGCCCCTGAGGCAGAATCCCCCAGAG GATGaggagcccccagccctgcctcccaggactCTGGAAGGCCTGCAGCTGGAGGAAGAGCTAGTGTATGAAGTAgagcctgagcctgagcctgagcctgagccTCAGCCCAAGTCTGAGCCTGAGCCTGAGACTGAGCCTGAGACTGAGAATGACTATGAGGATATTGGAGACATGGACAGATGTGAGCAGGATGGTGAACCAGATGGGGACTATGAGGATGTACTCGAACCTGAGAATCCTTCTTTTGCCTCCACTATGGCTG AATCATCTGGCTACCCAGCTGGGGCTGGAGCAGGGATCTCAGCAATAGCCCTGTATGATTACCAAGGAG AAGGAAGTGACGAGATTTCCTTTGATCCTGATGACATCATCACTGACATTGAGATGGTGGATGAGGGCTGGTGGCGGGGACGTTGCCATGGCCACTTTGGACTCTTTCCTGCAAATTATGTCAAGCTTCTCCAGTAA